Proteins encoded together in one Olsenella timonensis window:
- a CDS encoding helix-turn-helix domain-containing protein, with protein MADGSRIRELRTRRGLLQRELAEMAGVTESAVRNYELGLRTPRPQHLEALARALGVAPAALADYGVETARDAIEVLFRLEEGFGARPEADAGGARVAVDPAAPGAQKLDAAVRAWAAMRARRDSGEISEEEYLDWKRGFSGA; from the coding sequence ATGGCGGACGGCAGCAGGATACGCGAGCTCAGGACGAGGCGCGGCCTCCTGCAGCGCGAGCTCGCCGAGATGGCGGGCGTGACCGAGTCCGCGGTGCGCAACTACGAGCTCGGGCTCAGGACGCCCCGGCCGCAGCACCTGGAGGCCCTCGCGAGGGCGCTCGGGGTCGCCCCCGCCGCGCTCGCCGACTACGGGGTCGAGACGGCGCGCGACGCGATCGAGGTCCTGTTCCGGCTCGAGGAGGGATTCGGCGCGAGGCCCGAGGCGGACGCGGGCGGCGCGCGGGTCGCCGTGGACCCCGCCGCGCCCGGCGCCCAGAAGCTCGACGCGGCGGTCAGGGCGTGGGCCGCGATGCGCGCGAGGCGGGACTCCGGGGAGATCTCCGAGGAGGAGTACCTTGACTGGAAGCGCGGGTTCAGCGGGGCATGA
- a CDS encoding DUF262 domain-containing protein, with product MQYNESRDEMIKNVSDPSVASILSTDALKVYNIPRYQREYTWGQREWANLYDDVFDNDPGYFLGSIIVIQGEIDPKTNIVDFEVIDGQQRLTTISLLLAALYARINEHPDAIDEDMQLDDVRPLRNRLVLKSNKGMTRVVPQVQNHNQDDYRWILKERVGLAVVMQRPKYHGVRKMSKAFEYFYDRLGEEIAGMGDDDAVRTLLDKNRVLCSAVLVQINVDSHADAYTLFASLNNRGVPLSAVDLIKNTLLAEVADADGDELDYYFEQWQEVLRNLGDDYATQERFFRQNYDAFRRDVNRPFVQEGGAQLPLGSVATRSNLLKIYEKRIGQDPGALGVLDELIGNSAIYSQIIGVDREGMDAGLVRQLVEIARAQGVPSYLMLLYLMKRRSELDLDDSLIAGIAALLVRFFVRRNVTDTPPTRDLERLFISICEGIEDERVEGVDVARYIKRRLVDVSSSDATFKERLEGPIYDVNPDMTRYILTVLAEPSVTKEMKGLWERYPSGNYVWTIEHVFPQGENIPASWVDMIGGGDKAKAQEIQAAYVHTLGNLTITGYNSKLSNMPFIEKRDRKDSNGSNVGYRNGLNLNDDLVSVDSWTKEQIEARTEKLVKLALKAFTFDDIEF from the coding sequence ATGCAGTATAACGAGAGCCGGGATGAGATGATTAAGAACGTAAGTGACCCCTCCGTAGCCAGCATCCTATCGACCGATGCGCTGAAGGTCTACAACATACCCCGTTACCAGCGTGAGTACACATGGGGCCAGCGAGAGTGGGCGAACCTCTACGACGACGTCTTCGACAATGACCCAGGCTACTTCCTCGGGTCCATCATCGTCATCCAAGGCGAGATCGACCCGAAGACCAACATAGTGGACTTCGAGGTCATCGACGGCCAGCAGAGGCTTACTACCATCAGTCTGCTACTCGCAGCGCTGTACGCCCGCATCAACGAGCACCCAGACGCCATAGACGAGGACATGCAGCTCGACGACGTCAGGCCGCTGCGCAACAGGCTCGTCCTCAAGTCGAACAAGGGCATGACACGCGTGGTGCCTCAGGTTCAGAACCACAACCAGGACGACTACCGCTGGATCCTCAAGGAACGCGTCGGACTCGCAGTCGTGATGCAGCGGCCCAAGTACCATGGCGTGCGCAAGATGTCGAAGGCATTCGAGTACTTCTATGACCGGCTCGGCGAGGAGATCGCCGGCATGGGTGATGACGATGCCGTGCGCACCCTACTCGACAAGAACAGGGTGCTCTGCTCGGCCGTGCTCGTGCAGATCAACGTAGACAGCCACGCCGACGCCTACACGCTGTTCGCATCGCTGAACAACCGAGGCGTGCCCCTCTCCGCCGTGGACCTAATCAAGAACACCCTGCTTGCGGAGGTGGCCGACGCCGATGGTGACGAACTCGACTACTACTTCGAGCAATGGCAGGAGGTGCTTCGCAACCTCGGCGACGACTACGCCACCCAGGAGCGCTTCTTCCGCCAGAACTACGACGCCTTCCGCCGCGACGTGAACAGGCCCTTCGTGCAGGAAGGCGGCGCACAGCTGCCGCTCGGCTCGGTGGCCACCCGCTCGAACCTGCTCAAGATCTACGAAAAGAGGATCGGCCAAGACCCCGGCGCGCTCGGTGTGCTCGACGAGCTCATCGGCAACTCCGCCATCTATTCGCAAATCATCGGGGTTGACCGCGAGGGCATGGACGCCGGGCTCGTACGCCAGCTCGTGGAGATTGCACGTGCTCAGGGCGTCCCCTCCTACCTGATGCTCCTCTACCTCATGAAGAGAAGGTCGGAGCTCGACCTGGACGACAGCCTCATCGCCGGAATCGCCGCGCTGCTGGTCAGGTTCTTTGTGAGGCGCAACGTGACCGACACGCCACCCACCCGCGATCTGGAGCGCCTTTTCATTAGCATTTGCGAGGGCATCGAGGACGAGCGGGTGGAGGGCGTAGACGTCGCTCGCTACATCAAGCGGAGGCTTGTCGACGTTTCATCAAGCGACGCGACCTTCAAGGAGCGGCTTGAGGGACCGATATACGACGTGAACCCGGACATGACGCGCTACATCCTCACCGTGCTCGCGGAGCCGAGCGTCACCAAGGAGATGAAGGGGCTCTGGGAGCGCTACCCGTCGGGTAACTACGTGTGGACCATCGAGCACGTGTTCCCCCAGGGCGAGAACATCCCAGCGAGCTGGGTGGACATGATCGGTGGTGGCGACAAGGCGAAGGCCCAGGAGATTCAGGCTGCATACGTCCACACCCTCGGCAACTTGACCATCACCGGCTACAACTCGAAGCTGAGCAACATGCCCTTCATCGAGAAACGCGACCGCAAGGACTCAAACGGCTCGAATGTCGGGTACCGCAACGGACTTAACCTCAACGACGACCTCGTGAGCGTGGACAGCTGGACGAAGGAGCAGATTGAGGCGAGAACCGAGAAGCTCGTAAAGCTCGCATTGAAGGCATTCACATTCGACGATATCGAGTTTTAG
- a CDS encoding ACT domain-containing protein, protein MKPKELDREFSVCKVEDYSLVDLSAEYSFIGKTDEENSLVCATGDVPSNVVERDDRWRGFRIQGMLNFPLIGILAGIAETLAGNGISIFAISTYNTDYVLVKKESYQRALDILERAGYEIVE, encoded by the coding sequence ATGAAGCCGAAGGAGCTCGATCGGGAGTTCTCCGTATGCAAGGTGGAGGACTACTCGCTGGTAGATCTGAGCGCAGAGTACAGCTTCATCGGCAAGACGGATGAAGAGAACTCCCTGGTATGCGCCACCGGCGATGTCCCGTCGAACGTTGTTGAGCGAGACGACAGGTGGAGGGGCTTCCGCATCCAAGGGATGCTGAACTTCCCTCTCATCGGGATACTGGCCGGCATCGCGGAGACACTGGCGGGGAACGGCATCTCGATCTTTGCCATCTCGACCTACAACACCGACTACGTTCTGGTGAAGAAGGAGAGCTACCAGAGGGCGCTGGACATTCTCGAGCGCGCGGGATACGAAATCGTCGAGTGA
- a CDS encoding AAA family ATPase yields MEIGHDQYLNRLNGLLRMRNVDVCVTGGGNSKLLSHDVMTEFRGRGDEVRIRPLSFSEFMQGSGGDRYQGWAEYAVRGGMPLARVAPYQKGITI; encoded by the coding sequence GTGGAAATCGGGCATGACCAATACCTCAACAGACTCAACGGGCTTCTGCGCATGAGAAACGTCGACGTGTGCGTGACGGGGGGGGGCAACTCGAAGCTCCTCTCGCATGACGTCATGACGGAGTTCCGGGGCCGCGGGGACGAGGTTCGAATACGGCCGTTGTCCTTCTCCGAGTTCATGCAAGGCTCCGGCGGCGACCGCTACCAGGGCTGGGCCGAGTACGCGGTGCGCGGAGGCATGCCGCTCGCTCGCGTGGCCCCGTATCAAAAGGGCATCACGATATAG
- a CDS encoding Abi family protein produces MKERPLIPAEQQVAHLAERGVRFDIMSPEAAIAFLRDKNFFFKVKAFAKCFSTYRSPVSEGCGRYVNLDFAYLAELTKLDHHLRERILSMTLDIEHYMKVHLNRTMMDDGVDGKEVLGLLFAHERVRKERMLEERFDPSGSEAAVERMKAIADRLDGVGGNERATLFLEMLHIAEDQTLGIDPEHLERSVSYLGDSNYTRDLANKYGRREDMYVWNYLELVSFGGIIALYKFYFYDLRRGRSKEAESVKQLLFPVKALRNAAAHNGNVLNTIGQRLQKPVGSIATAAREELGIDQELVALTKRFPVIHDFTALVLCFDRIVSDAGARSEKAAGLRTLRERFLEHADYFEKQIELDRGIRMLGEVMRSGADVISSGSL; encoded by the coding sequence ATGAAGGAGCGCCCGCTCATCCCGGCAGAGCAACAGGTCGCCCACCTCGCAGAGCGGGGCGTCCGCTTCGACATAATGAGCCCCGAGGCTGCAATCGCGTTCCTCCGCGACAAGAACTTCTTCTTTAAGGTCAAGGCGTTTGCGAAGTGCTTCTCAACGTATCGTAGCCCTGTGTCGGAGGGCTGCGGACGCTACGTCAACCTAGACTTCGCCTACCTCGCCGAGCTCACCAAACTCGACCACCACCTCCGCGAGCGCATCCTTTCGATGACGCTCGACATCGAGCACTACATGAAGGTCCATCTCAACCGGACGATGATGGACGACGGCGTCGACGGGAAGGAGGTTCTCGGCCTTCTCTTCGCCCACGAGAGGGTACGTAAGGAGAGGATGCTGGAGGAGCGGTTCGATCCAAGCGGGTCAGAAGCCGCCGTCGAGAGGATGAAAGCCATCGCCGACCGGCTAGATGGGGTGGGCGGCAACGAGCGGGCGACGCTCTTCCTCGAGATGCTCCACATCGCCGAGGACCAGACTTTGGGGATAGACCCGGAGCACCTCGAGCGCAGCGTCTCGTACCTCGGAGACTCGAACTACACCCGGGACCTCGCGAATAAGTACGGCAGACGCGAGGACATGTACGTCTGGAACTACCTGGAGCTCGTCTCCTTCGGAGGGATCATCGCGCTCTACAAGTTCTACTTCTACGATCTCAGGAGAGGCCGCAGCAAGGAGGCCGAATCCGTCAAGCAGCTCCTGTTCCCCGTGAAGGCCCTGCGCAACGCGGCCGCTCATAACGGCAACGTTCTGAACACGATCGGTCAGCGCCTACAGAAGCCCGTCGGTTCCATCGCGACGGCAGCACGGGAGGAGCTCGGAATCGACCAGGAGCTCGTCGCCCTTACGAAGCGCTTCCCCGTCATCCACGACTTCACCGCGCTCGTGCTCTGCTTTGATAGAATCGTCAGCGATGCGGGCGCGAGGTCGGAAAAGGCGGCTGGCCTGCGCACTCTGCGCGAGCGCTTCCTCGAGCACGCTGACTACTTCGAAAAGCAGATCGAGCTTGACCGAGGAATCAGGATGCTGGGGGAAGTCATGCGCTCGGGAGCCGATGTCATCTCTTCGGGCTCCCTATAG
- a CDS encoding ATP-binding protein yields the protein MRLFEREDYLEKIRGFYHDDGVIKVLTGVRRCGKSCLMQTIAEELRATGVQEDHIIYLDLDRYGFRSVKTPDQLEALIEPVLKIDGMKYLFIDEIQNVEGFEEVVNEFRTEGGFSIFITGSNSYLLSGELATKLTGRYVEFEVQTLSFKEYREMKRFLGQAVDPNPVAELDRYILEGGFPKALDYPRMADKRAYVRSVIKEIFEKDIRRRVKVKNVSVFNQVRDYVINNFGATTSLTNIQSDLERQGVRIKRETLNRYLQILEDAKIINKCARFDMKSRKSLKGEQKYYLADLSFYFALNTDNRINYGPVLENIVYSYARSLGYEVSVGRIGKLECDFVMRSPEMEYAYVQVAMTIMNDRKTEDREYRPLEQIRDSWPKFVITRNDPPIQHRSGIVHENVTELIGEGRTFGVAQRDASAGADY from the coding sequence ATGCGTTTGTTCGAGCGCGAGGACTATCTCGAGAAGATCCGCGGGTTCTACCACGACGACGGCGTGATCAAGGTCCTCACCGGGGTCCGCCGGTGCGGCAAGTCGTGCCTGATGCAGACCATCGCCGAGGAGCTCAGGGCCACGGGGGTGCAGGAGGACCACATCATCTACCTCGACCTCGACCGGTACGGCTTCCGTTCCGTGAAGACGCCGGACCAGCTCGAGGCGCTGATTGAGCCCGTGCTCAAGATTGACGGCATGAAGTACCTCTTCATCGACGAAATCCAGAACGTCGAGGGCTTCGAGGAGGTGGTGAACGAGTTTCGCACCGAGGGCGGATTCTCCATCTTCATCACCGGGTCGAACTCCTACCTGCTCTCCGGCGAACTCGCCACTAAGCTGACGGGGCGCTACGTCGAGTTCGAGGTGCAGACGCTCAGCTTCAAAGAGTATCGCGAGATGAAGCGCTTCCTTGGGCAGGCGGTCGACCCCAACCCTGTGGCCGAGCTTGACCGCTACATCCTCGAGGGCGGCTTTCCCAAGGCGCTCGACTACCCCAGGATGGCGGACAAGCGCGCGTACGTGCGCTCCGTCATCAAGGAGATCTTCGAGAAGGACATCCGCCGGCGCGTGAAGGTGAAGAACGTCTCGGTCTTCAACCAGGTGCGCGACTACGTCATCAACAACTTCGGCGCGACGACCTCGCTCACGAACATCCAATCCGACCTCGAACGGCAGGGCGTCCGCATCAAGCGCGAGACGCTCAACCGCTACCTCCAGATACTCGAGGACGCCAAGATTATCAACAAATGCGCGCGCTTCGACATGAAGTCGCGCAAGTCGCTCAAAGGCGAGCAGAAGTATTATCTCGCTGATTTGAGCTTCTACTTCGCGCTCAACACGGACAATCGCATCAACTACGGGCCGGTGCTGGAGAACATCGTCTACAGCTACGCGAGGAGCCTGGGTTATGAGGTGAGCGTGGGGCGCATCGGCAAGCTCGAGTGCGACTTCGTCATGCGCTCGCCTGAGATGGAGTACGCCTACGTGCAGGTGGCGATGACCATCATGAACGACCGGAAGACCGAGGACCGTGAGTACCGCCCGCTCGAGCAGATACGGGACAGCTGGCCCAAGTTCGTCATCACGCGCAATGACCCCCCCATCCAGCACCGCAGTGGCATTGTGCACGAGAACGTGACAGAGCTGATCGGGGAAGGGCGGACGTTCGGGGTGGCGCAGCGGGACGCTTCGGCGGGAGCAGACTACTAG
- a CDS encoding site-specific integrase, translated as MSVTRDKRNGTWYVQAWYKTYDGKRAHKVKRGFKTKPEALAWERDFYAVQAGDMDMKLVDFLELYKKDMGPRLRLNTWKTKESIITKRILPYLGEKRMNQIAPVDIVRWQNELMALEKPSGGGFSATYLKTVNNQLCALFNHAVRFYGLSSNPCRRAESMGSKSAGEMRFWTKDQYLRFSDEIMDKPLSFHAFETLYWCGVREGELLALKPRRFDFERGTLTVAESYQRIDGQDVLTDPKTPKSKRVIATCPNSARERSVTIGFRVTPEQARRIDLMARTSGMTKQDYLYKRALEEEVVVRPDVRVYKMLRDEMGRVYRELRRIRSADEVDEGLAWTVYFPAREFSAIRGEEEPSDVEREDALIFGMSRR; from the coding sequence ATGTCGGTGACAAGGGATAAGCGGAACGGCACCTGGTACGTCCAGGCCTGGTACAAGACCTACGACGGCAAGCGCGCCCACAAGGTGAAGCGGGGCTTCAAGACCAAGCCCGAGGCGCTCGCGTGGGAGCGCGACTTCTACGCCGTGCAGGCGGGCGACATGGACATGAAGCTCGTCGACTTCCTCGAGCTCTACAAGAAGGACATGGGGCCGCGCCTGCGCCTGAACACCTGGAAGACCAAGGAGTCCATCATCACGAAGCGCATCCTCCCCTACCTGGGCGAGAAGCGCATGAACCAGATCGCCCCGGTCGACATCGTGAGGTGGCAGAACGAGCTGATGGCCCTCGAGAAGCCGAGCGGGGGCGGGTTCTCCGCGACCTACCTCAAGACCGTCAACAACCAGCTCTGCGCACTCTTCAACCACGCCGTGCGCTTCTACGGCCTCTCGTCGAACCCGTGCCGCAGGGCCGAGTCCATGGGCTCGAAGTCCGCCGGCGAGATGAGGTTCTGGACCAAGGACCAGTACCTCAGGTTCTCCGACGAGATCATGGACAAGCCGCTCTCCTTCCACGCCTTCGAGACGCTCTACTGGTGCGGCGTGCGCGAGGGGGAGCTGCTCGCCCTGAAGCCGCGGAGGTTCGACTTCGAGCGGGGGACCCTCACCGTCGCGGAGTCCTACCAGCGCATCGACGGGCAGGACGTCCTCACCGACCCGAAGACCCCGAAGTCGAAGCGCGTCATCGCCACCTGCCCCAACTCCGCCCGCGAGAGGAGCGTCACCATCGGCTTCCGCGTCACGCCCGAGCAGGCCAGGCGCATCGACCTCATGGCGCGCACGTCGGGCATGACCAAGCAGGACTACCTCTACAAGCGGGCCCTCGAGGAGGAGGTCGTCGTCAGGCCCGACGTGCGCGTCTACAAGATGCTCCGGGACGAGATGGGGCGCGTGTACCGCGAGCTCAGGCGCATACGGTCCGCCGACGAGGTCGACGAAGGGCTCGCCTGGACGGTCTACTTCCCCGCGAGGGAGTTCTCCGCCATACGCGGCGAGGAGGAGCCCTCGGACGTCGAGCGGGAGGACGCCCTCATCTTCGGGATGTCTCGGAGGTAG
- a CDS encoding ATP-binding protein: MERFLMDELVAWKDRPRRKPLILNGARQVGKTWLLKEFGRTQFENVAYVNLDDNPRMREQFELGYDIPRIVSAIQFETGEVVSEGGTLIVLDEIQACPKALTSLKYFCEDAPGYAVAAAGSLLGITVHEGSGYPVGKVNTLDLYPLSFREFLVATGNRTLCDLIDTGDTSLINGFSSKFVPLLRQYYYVGGMPEAVSVFLERGLLEDAREVQLEVLRGYERDISKHLSRTETEYALAAWRSIPSHLGRENKKFVFSHIASGARARNYQAGITWLTQAGITTLVRRISKPGIPLAPYADDTAFKLFLVDVGLLGAMAGLDKETVVGGSEIFEEFKGSLTEQYVCQQLVSDCGLTPYYWSAENSSGEIDFLAQGPNSAYAIEVKAEENLRAKSLRAFKGAHPEIKSVRFSLSGYREQDWMRNVPLHAMSNMGLWG, from the coding sequence ATGGAACGATTCCTCATGGATGAGCTCGTTGCCTGGAAGGACAGGCCCCGCCGCAAGCCGCTCATCCTCAACGGTGCGCGCCAGGTGGGCAAGACGTGGCTGCTCAAGGAGTTCGGCAGGACGCAGTTCGAGAACGTCGCGTACGTGAACCTCGACGACAACCCAAGGATGCGCGAGCAGTTCGAGCTGGGCTACGACATCCCGCGCATCGTCTCGGCCATCCAGTTCGAGACGGGGGAGGTCGTGTCCGAGGGCGGCACCCTCATCGTCCTCGACGAGATCCAGGCGTGCCCGAAGGCGCTCACCTCCCTCAAGTACTTCTGCGAGGACGCGCCCGGGTACGCGGTGGCTGCGGCCGGCTCGCTTCTGGGCATCACCGTGCACGAGGGAAGCGGGTACCCCGTCGGGAAGGTGAATACGCTTGACCTTTATCCCCTTAGCTTTCGGGAGTTTCTTGTCGCAACGGGGAACCGGACGCTCTGCGACCTCATCGACACGGGAGACACGAGCCTCATCAACGGCTTCTCAAGCAAGTTCGTTCCGCTCCTCCGCCAGTACTACTACGTCGGGGGGATGCCGGAGGCGGTGAGCGTCTTTCTTGAGCGAGGTCTCTTGGAGGATGCGCGTGAGGTGCAGCTTGAGGTCCTGCGCGGCTACGAGCGCGACATCTCGAAGCACCTGAGCAGGACCGAGACCGAGTACGCGCTCGCCGCGTGGCGGTCGATCCCGTCCCATCTCGGGAGGGAGAACAAGAAGTTCGTGTTCAGCCACATTGCTTCGGGTGCGCGGGCACGGAACTACCAGGCGGGCATCACGTGGCTCACGCAGGCCGGCATCACGACTCTCGTCCGCAGGATCTCGAAGCCTGGCATCCCTTTGGCCCCCTATGCTGACGATACGGCCTTCAAGCTCTTCCTTGTGGACGTCGGCCTGTTGGGCGCGATGGCGGGGCTCGACAAGGAGACGGTCGTCGGGGGCAGCGAGATCTTCGAGGAGTTCAAGGGCTCCCTCACCGAGCAGTACGTCTGCCAGCAGCTCGTTTCCGACTGCGGGCTCACGCCGTACTACTGGTCGGCCGAGAACTCTTCAGGAGAGATCGACTTCCTGGCGCAGGGGCCGAATAGCGCCTACGCCATCGAGGTGAAGGCGGAGGAGAACCTGCGCGCCAAGAGCCTCCGGGCGTTCAAGGGCGCCCACCCGGAGATCAAGTCCGTTCGCTTCAGCCTGTCGGGCTACCGCGAGCAGGACTGGATGAGGAACGTCCCGCTGCACGCGATGTCAAACATGGGGTTGTGGGGATAG
- a CDS encoding EamA family transporter, whose protein sequence is MATTYKLAYAAGFTSAQVVASQAWFGCLFFVLATAVKLARGGRLVRLTGTQALKLMGLGALTCTTSILYCYAMSVLPAPVALTLLFQFTWMGLIWQTIITRRAPKPLEIASAAVIVFGTVFASGVYKTGLAGYDPVALVCALGAAVTCSLFVTFSGKVKASCSNEQRGVIVCLGAGIMSLTVCPNYLVSGVVFQGILPFAAVAGFFGLMCPVLLFGLGSPHLPAGLSTVMAAAELPAGLLIAMIVLGEPLGVIEWLGVVVILAGVCLAQVPALRGARAQRPTA, encoded by the coding sequence ATGGCAACCACGTACAAGCTTGCTTACGCAGCAGGCTTTACCTCCGCGCAGGTGGTGGCGAGCCAGGCGTGGTTCGGCTGCCTGTTCTTCGTACTTGCAACGGCTGTGAAACTGGCGCGCGGCGGGCGCTTGGTTCGCCTTACGGGCACGCAGGCGCTCAAACTCATGGGGCTTGGCGCCCTAACCTGCACCACTTCGATCCTGTACTGCTACGCCATGAGCGTGCTCCCCGCACCCGTAGCGCTCACGCTGCTGTTCCAGTTCACCTGGATGGGACTCATCTGGCAGACCATCATAACGCGGCGGGCGCCCAAGCCCCTCGAAATCGCCTCGGCCGCGGTCATCGTGTTCGGCACCGTGTTCGCAAGCGGCGTCTACAAAACAGGGCTCGCCGGCTACGACCCCGTCGCCCTCGTCTGTGCCCTCGGAGCGGCTGTGACCTGCTCTCTGTTCGTCACGTTTTCTGGCAAGGTCAAGGCTAGCTGCTCCAACGAGCAGCGAGGCGTCATCGTGTGCCTCGGCGCGGGCATCATGTCGCTCACTGTGTGTCCCAACTACCTCGTCTCCGGCGTCGTCTTCCAGGGCATCCTGCCCTTTGCCGCCGTAGCGGGATTCTTCGGCCTCATGTGCCCGGTGCTGCTCTTCGGCCTGGGCTCCCCGCACCTGCCCGCCGGCCTCTCCACCGTCATGGCGGCCGCCGAGCTCCCCGCCGGCCTTCTCATCGCCATGATCGTGCTTGGCGAGCCCCTCGGTGTCATCGAATGGCTGGGCGTGGTCGTTATCCTCGCCGGCGTGTGCCTCGCGCAAGTGCCCGCGCTGAGAGGGGCTCGTGCGCAGAGGCCGACGGCATAG
- a CDS encoding nitroreductase, with protein sequence MANDLIDLIKTRRSVRSYTAEPVPEELLDQVLEAGTFAPTGGGHQSPVIVAVTNPETSERLRRLNAAVMGRDTDPYYGAPVIVVVLADGGRGTFVEDGSCVLENLMLAAHALGLASCWIHREREVFDSAEGKALLREWGLPETLRGVGAIALGYAAGPEGAAAPRKDGYVVRI encoded by the coding sequence ATGGCGAACGACCTTATCGACCTCATCAAGACGCGTCGCAGCGTGCGATCATACACGGCGGAGCCCGTGCCGGAGGAGCTGCTCGATCAGGTGCTCGAGGCGGGCACCTTCGCGCCCACCGGCGGCGGCCATCAGTCTCCGGTAATCGTGGCGGTGACCAACCCCGAGACCAGCGAGCGCCTGCGTCGGCTCAACGCCGCCGTCATGGGCAGGGACACCGACCCGTACTATGGCGCCCCGGTCATCGTGGTCGTGCTCGCCGACGGCGGACGCGGCACCTTCGTTGAGGACGGTTCCTGCGTGCTGGAGAACCTCATGCTCGCGGCGCATGCCCTGGGGCTCGCCAGCTGCTGGATCCACCGCGAGCGTGAGGTCTTCGACAGCGCGGAGGGCAAGGCGCTCCTCAGGGAGTGGGGCCTGCCCGAGACGCTGCGCGGCGTGGGCGCCATCGCCTTGGGATACGCCGCGGGGCCCGAGGGCGCGGCCGCCCCGCGCAAGGACGGCTATGTTGTGCGCATCTAG